The following proteins are encoded in a genomic region of Bradyrhizobium sp. SK17:
- a CDS encoding peroxiredoxin, whose translation MITIGTKLPAFDLTAVVSNQPGTAFTRITEASDVGKWKVIFFWPKDFTFVCPTEIAAFGALSGEFADRDAVIYGVSTDSEYVHLAWRQTHADLKTLPFPMLADIKRELSTALGVLHPEEGVCLRATLIVDPDLIIRFVSANDLSVGRNPHEVLRVLDALQTGELCPCNWQKGEAVLDAA comes from the coding sequence ATGATCACGATTGGCACGAAGCTGCCCGCCTTCGATCTCACCGCTGTCGTCTCGAACCAACCCGGCACCGCCTTCACCCGCATCACCGAGGCGAGTGATGTCGGCAAATGGAAGGTAATTTTCTTCTGGCCGAAGGACTTCACCTTCGTTTGCCCAACCGAGATCGCGGCCTTCGGCGCGCTGAGCGGCGAATTCGCCGATCGAGATGCGGTGATCTACGGCGTCTCCACCGACAGCGAATACGTTCATTTGGCCTGGCGGCAGACCCATGCCGATCTCAAGACCCTTCCGTTTCCGATGCTCGCCGACATCAAGCGGGAATTGAGCACGGCGCTCGGCGTATTGCATCCCGAGGAAGGCGTCTGCCTGCGCGCCACCCTGATCGTCGACCCCGACCTTATCATCCGTTTCGTTTCGGCGAACGACCTCTCGGTCGGGCGCAATCCGCACGAGGTCCTGCGCGTGCTCGACGCGCTCCAGACCGGCGAGCTTTGTCCCTGCAACTGGCAGAAAGGCGAGGCCGTGCTCGACGCGGCCTGA
- a CDS encoding superoxide dismutase has translation MFQLPTLPYPIDALAPYMSAQTLEFHHGRHHKAYVDKLNELTAAGRYNGMDLEAIIRTSAKNPADRTIFNQAGQHWNHSHFWLGMKKNGGGPIPGNLEKRVIADFGSVEKFKDDFKSACIAQFGSGWAWLVFDGEKLAVTKTANADTPLTEGHAALLTCDVWEHSYYIDYHNLRPKYVDAFLSNLVDWETVTARFERAIRAG, from the coding sequence TTGTTTCAGCTCCCGACCTTGCCTTACCCGATCGATGCGTTGGCGCCGTACATGTCTGCCCAGACGCTCGAATTCCATCACGGCAGGCATCACAAAGCCTATGTCGACAAGCTCAATGAACTGACGGCGGCCGGCCGGTACAATGGCATGGATCTCGAAGCGATCATCAGGACGAGTGCCAAAAACCCGGCCGACCGCACGATCTTCAATCAGGCGGGTCAACACTGGAACCACAGCCACTTCTGGCTCGGCATGAAGAAGAACGGCGGAGGTCCGATCCCGGGCAATCTCGAAAAGCGTGTCATTGCCGACTTCGGGTCGGTCGAGAAATTCAAGGACGACTTCAAGTCCGCCTGCATCGCCCAGTTCGGCAGCGGTTGGGCATGGCTGGTGTTCGATGGCGAGAAATTGGCCGTGACCAAGACCGCAAATGCCGACACGCCACTGACCGAGGGGCACGCCGCGCTTCTGACCTGCGACGTCTGGGAGCATTCGTACTACATCGACTATCACAACCTCAGGCCGAAATATGTCGATGCCTTCTTGTCGAACCTGGTTGATTGGGAAACGGTGACAGCGCGATTTGAGCGTGCGATCAGGGCCGGCTAG